The Candidatus Manganitrophus noduliformans genome includes a window with the following:
- a CDS encoding molybdopterin-dependent oxidoreductase produces MNLSRRLSVFKGVSMREGILPPKFADKFFRIDFDAMPLPILSLYPIPPSLALEEVTLDLAGLEQHPRLISWPMLHELPRVKLKVPFICQIFNWVEEVEWEGIRLVDLLDSFKIDTHPDGYFAFYSRDRVFFEGLSRDEARDPRVLLAYGLNGSPLPEVHGGPLRLVVPFLQGYKSVKWVHSIHAFRHDPVGIKRLLAQSPTGQLNEKWRGQYQIVPPAGKSGDPPPVRSEIAPLSTPPAAISPPEPPVHGRVDSVLKKKQPPRQATLKEVIAFVRPGKQLATRQALEAAGIYGYTTTTVLGRSRQRGLRFQSEKGEPVAIKFMPKQYFSIMIDAGRVPAVIAALMKANRTGKGAYGDGKIFIVDIDDAVRISTDERGEEAI; encoded by the coding sequence ATGAATCTCTCCAGGCGCCTTTCCGTTTTTAAAGGGGTTTCCATGCGGGAAGGAATCCTTCCACCGAAATTTGCCGACAAGTTTTTCCGGATCGATTTTGATGCAATGCCGCTTCCGATCCTCTCCCTCTATCCGATCCCCCCCTCCCTCGCGCTGGAAGAGGTAACGCTCGACCTCGCCGGCCTGGAACAACATCCGCGTTTGATTTCCTGGCCGATGCTGCACGAGCTTCCCCGCGTGAAGCTGAAGGTGCCGTTCATCTGCCAGATCTTCAACTGGGTCGAGGAGGTCGAGTGGGAGGGAATCCGCCTTGTCGATCTGCTCGACTCCTTCAAGATCGACACCCACCCCGACGGCTACTTCGCTTTTTACTCGCGCGACCGGGTCTTCTTCGAAGGGCTCTCGCGCGATGAAGCCCGCGATCCGCGCGTTCTGCTGGCATATGGATTAAACGGGTCGCCCCTCCCCGAGGTCCACGGCGGGCCGCTCCGATTGGTCGTCCCCTTTCTCCAGGGGTATAAAAGCGTCAAATGGGTCCATTCGATCCATGCCTTCCGGCACGACCCGGTCGGGATCAAGCGGCTGCTTGCCCAGAGCCCGACCGGCCAGCTGAACGAAAAATGGCGGGGCCAATATCAAATTGTCCCCCCGGCGGGTAAATCCGGAGATCCCCCTCCGGTACGGAGCGAGATCGCGCCACTCTCCACCCCCCCGGCCGCGATCTCGCCTCCGGAACCGCCGGTGCACGGCCGGGTCGATTCGGTCCTCAAAAAGAAACAGCCGCCGCGGCAGGCGACATTAAAAGAGGTGATCGCCTTCGTTCGCCCCGGCAAGCAGCTGGCGACCCGCCAGGCGCTGGAAGCGGCCGGCATCTACGGGTATACGACCACGACGGTCCTCGGCCGGAGCCGCCAGCGGGGGCTTCGATTTCAGTCGGAAAAAGGGGAGCCGGTCGCAATCAAGTTTATGCCGAAACAATATTTCTCGATCATGATCGACGCCGGCCGCGTTCCGGCGGTGATCGCCGCCTTAATGAAAGCGAACCGGACCGGAAAGGGGGCCTACGGCGACGGCAAGATCTTCATCGTCGACATCGACGACGCCGTCCGGATCAGCACCGACGAGCGGGGGGAAGAGGCGATCTGA